A genomic window from Chitinophaga pollutisoli includes:
- a CDS encoding YitT family protein, protein MTHPRRARLARLNIIQNAQDAVLIAIGVLLAALGLKAFLLPNGFLDGGVTGISLLVNRLSGWSISVLIIIINAPFILLAYKQLSRLFTLKTIAAIVGLAFALALIKVPVITQDKLLIAIFGGFFLGTGIGMSIRGGAVLDGTEVLALWISRKTVLSIGEVIMYFNVLIFGVASVLINMETALYAMLTYFSASKTVDFVIQGFEEYIALTVISPQAELIRKTLTLKLKKGVTVFKGKSGYGKRGEVDNEIEIIYTVVTRLEVHKVIDEIEKIDEKAFIVQHNINDTRGGMIKRRAGAH, encoded by the coding sequence GTGACGCACCCCCGCAGAGCCAGGCTTGCCCGCCTCAACATCATCCAGAATGCACAGGACGCTGTCCTGATCGCTATCGGCGTATTGCTGGCCGCACTCGGCCTCAAAGCTTTTCTGCTGCCCAACGGTTTCCTCGACGGGGGCGTAACGGGGATTTCGCTGCTCGTCAACCGCTTGTCGGGCTGGTCGATTTCCGTGCTGATCATCATTATCAACGCGCCCTTCATCCTCCTCGCGTACAAACAGCTGTCGCGGCTGTTTACGTTGAAGACGATCGCCGCCATCGTGGGGCTCGCTTTCGCGCTGGCGCTCATCAAAGTGCCCGTCATTACGCAAGACAAGCTGCTGATCGCGATCTTCGGCGGGTTTTTCCTGGGCACGGGCATCGGCATGTCGATCCGCGGAGGAGCGGTGCTCGATGGCACGGAAGTGCTGGCCTTGTGGATCTCCCGCAAAACCGTGCTGTCCATCGGGGAGGTAATCATGTATTTCAACGTGCTAATTTTCGGTGTGGCTTCCGTGCTCATCAACATGGAGACCGCGCTGTACGCCATGCTTACATATTTCTCCGCCAGTAAAACGGTGGATTTCGTGATCCAGGGGTTCGAGGAATATATCGCGCTTACCGTCATTTCCCCCCAAGCGGAATTAATCCGCAAAACATTGACACTCAAGTTAAAAAAGGGTGTTACGGTATTTAAAGGGAAAAGTGGTTATGGAAAAAGGGGAGAAGTGGACAATGAGATCGAGATCATTTATACCGTCGTCACCCGCCTGGAAGTGCACAAGGTGATCGACGAAATTGAAAAGATCGACGAAAAAGCGTTTATTGTGCAGCATAATATCAACGACACCCGCGGCGGTATGATCAAACGCCGCGCGGGCGCTCATTAA
- a CDS encoding glycosyltransferase codes for MQKKVLVVPLDWGLGHATRDIPLIRELLNAGCVVLIAAEGKHAALLSREFPAITILPLPGYNITYSKKGLFFGLKILKQIPKIWKAVRHEQAWLRKTVQEHGINAVISDNRFGLYHPDIPCIFISHQLLIKTPFGGVTERILQRINYKYINKYSACWVPDFPGEYNLSGVLAHPAALPNNTTYLGCLSRFEPLPGVSRKYDVLALISGPEPQRTRLENILKAQLAEIPGIKALIVSGKPDQASEAAPAPGITQVSHLNAADLNAAMQASDIVISRSGYTTLMDLAKLGKKAILIPTPGQSEQEYLGKHLMQEGYFISVPQHKFKLQKALDQAQSFPFRSFGRPEDMNAYKIVVRKFAESL; via the coding sequence GTGCAAAAAAAAGTGCTGGTAGTACCCCTCGATTGGGGCCTCGGCCACGCCACGCGCGACATTCCGCTGATCCGCGAACTCTTAAACGCTGGTTGCGTGGTACTTATTGCAGCCGAAGGAAAACACGCCGCCCTCCTCTCCCGCGAGTTTCCGGCCATCACCATCCTCCCGCTGCCGGGATATAACATCACCTACAGCAAAAAAGGCCTCTTTTTCGGCCTCAAAATCCTGAAACAAATCCCCAAAATCTGGAAAGCCGTCCGCCACGAACAAGCCTGGCTGCGCAAAACAGTGCAAGAACATGGCATCAACGCCGTTATTTCCGATAACCGCTTCGGCCTCTACCATCCCGATATCCCCTGCATCTTCATCTCCCATCAATTACTTATCAAGACCCCCTTCGGCGGCGTCACCGAACGTATCCTCCAGCGCATCAATTACAAATACATCAATAAATACTCCGCCTGCTGGGTGCCCGACTTCCCCGGCGAATACAACCTCAGCGGCGTACTCGCCCATCCCGCAGCATTACCCAATAACACCACTTACCTGGGATGCCTCTCCCGTTTTGAGCCACTGCCGGGCGTTTCCCGCAAATACGATGTGCTCGCCCTCATCTCCGGCCCCGAACCGCAACGCACCCGGCTGGAAAACATCCTCAAAGCCCAACTCGCCGAAATACCCGGCATCAAAGCCCTCATCGTCAGCGGAAAACCCGACCAGGCCAGCGAAGCTGCCCCCGCACCAGGGATCACGCAAGTCAGCCACCTCAACGCAGCCGACCTCAACGCAGCCATGCAGGCCAGCGACATCGTCATCTCCCGCTCCGGGTACACCACGCTGATGGACCTCGCCAAACTGGGCAAAAAAGCCATCCTCATTCCCACCCCCGGCCAATCCGAACAGGAATACCTGGGCAAACACCTCATGCAGGAAGGATATTTTATCTCCGTACCGCAACACAAATTCAAACTGCAAAAAGCGCTCGACCAGGCACAAAGCTTCCCGTTCCGCTCTTTCGGCCGGCCCGAAGACATGAACGCCTACAAAATCGTGGTCCGGAAGTTCGCGGAATCACTTTAA
- a CDS encoding ArsC/Spx/MgsR family protein encodes MKKIYHLSTCSTCARILAETDAVAKGAELQDIKKEKITPEQLDAMHALAGSYEALFSRRSMQYKARGLAGKELTEQEYHDLILDEYTFLKRPVAIIGDRIFIGNDAKTVAALKGAL; translated from the coding sequence ATGAAGAAGATTTATCATCTCTCGACTTGCAGCACCTGCGCCAGAATCCTCGCGGAAACAGATGCTGTGGCGAAAGGAGCGGAATTACAGGATATCAAGAAGGAAAAAATTACGCCGGAGCAGCTGGACGCGATGCATGCGCTGGCCGGAAGTTATGAAGCGCTGTTCAGCCGACGGTCGATGCAATACAAAGCGCGGGGCCTGGCAGGGAAGGAGTTGACGGAGCAGGAATACCACGATTTGATCCTGGACGAATATACGTTTCTGAAGCGCCCGGTGGCGATCATCGGCGATAGAATATTCATCGGCAATGACGCGAAAACGGTGGCTGCGCTGAAGGGCGCCCTCTGA
- a CDS encoding D-alanyl-D-alanine carboxypeptidase, with product MKSYLTVAIALLLSAAATAQPKNIRLWAQQDILQTKELRNAHIGISIYDPATKKYWYQHQDDKFFVPASNTKIFTLFAGMHLLGDSLPGMKFAENDTALFVQGTADPSFLHPDFTSQRVLEKLEQTGKHIWLQPANIKNKRFGPGWGWGDFADYYQPELNEWPMYGNVTRIRIKGAEYSMSPEFETELIYERPPNEQLADREERENLFTLHIRSDIHAEQTFEVPFITGGIAQLARRLQDTLRKPVKVLGTTGPIVGTVMKSLPVDTLYQPMMHRSDNFFAEQILMMASSQRYDEIDSRRVIKYVLDSLLNDLPQPPNWVDGSGLSRFNLFTPRDMVSVLGKMMKTYPKERLFPLFPSGGKGTLRNYYQSLPNRLYAKTGTLNGVVALSGYMITKSGKTLIFSVLVNNHNTTSTNVRRAVERFLVRTANAG from the coding sequence ATGAAATCGTACTTAACGGTAGCCATCGCCCTGCTGCTGAGCGCCGCCGCCACAGCGCAACCCAAAAACATCCGCCTCTGGGCGCAACAGGATATCCTGCAAACCAAAGAACTGCGGAACGCCCACATCGGCATCAGCATTTACGACCCGGCTACAAAAAAATACTGGTATCAGCACCAGGACGATAAGTTCTTCGTTCCGGCTTCCAATACCAAGATCTTCACGCTGTTTGCGGGAATGCATTTGCTGGGAGATTCACTGCCGGGGATGAAGTTCGCGGAAAACGATACGGCGTTGTTTGTACAGGGAACAGCAGACCCCTCGTTCCTTCATCCCGATTTTACCTCGCAACGCGTCCTCGAAAAACTGGAACAAACCGGGAAGCACATCTGGCTGCAACCTGCCAACATCAAGAATAAACGCTTCGGCCCGGGATGGGGTTGGGGCGATTTCGCGGATTATTACCAGCCGGAACTGAACGAATGGCCCATGTACGGCAACGTCACCCGCATCCGGATCAAAGGCGCGGAATATTCCATGTCGCCCGAATTCGAAACGGAGCTGATTTACGAACGCCCGCCCAACGAACAATTGGCCGACCGTGAAGAGCGCGAAAATCTTTTCACCCTGCACATCCGGTCAGACATTCACGCGGAGCAAACATTCGAAGTACCCTTCATCACCGGTGGCATCGCGCAACTGGCGCGCCGCCTGCAAGATACGTTGCGCAAGCCGGTAAAGGTCCTGGGCACAACCGGGCCGATAGTGGGAACGGTCATGAAAAGCTTGCCGGTGGATACACTCTACCAGCCCATGATGCACCGCAGCGATAACTTCTTCGCAGAACAAATATTGATGATGGCTTCCTCGCAACGCTACGACGAAATCGACTCCCGCCGTGTGATCAAATACGTGCTCGACAGCCTGCTGAACGATTTGCCGCAACCACCCAACTGGGTCGACGGCTCGGGCCTTTCCCGCTTCAATCTCTTTACGCCCCGCGATATGGTGTCGGTACTCGGAAAAATGATGAAGACCTATCCGAAAGAGCGCCTCTTTCCGTTGTTCCCTTCCGGGGGCAAAGGCACGCTGCGCAATTATTACCAGTCGCTGCCGAACCGGCTTTACGCCAAAACCGGAACGCTCAACGGCGTGGTGGCACTCAGCGGTTATATGATCACGAAGTCGGGAAAAACACTCATCTTCAGCGTGCTCGTCAATAATCACAATACTACTTCCACGAACGTCCGCCGGGCGGTAGAGCGCTTCCTGGTGCGGACCGCCAACGCGGGATAA
- a CDS encoding alpha/beta hydrolase, producing the protein MTKTLIAAMLTIATINATAQERINLYPDHPEWKILGGKEINDVPHIEYYAAPGDKKNGAAVLVCPGGGYTNLALGHEGKDVADFFNANGFDAIVLHYRLNGGPQPGSTYPAQYNDVAKAMQIVKSKAKSWGFDPEKVGVLGFSAGGHLASMLTTMHLAANPQAKAEHERFSSRPAFSVLVYPVISLSEGFRHKGSAINLLGADGPKSLQDSLSTQNRVTAQTPPTMLIHSGDDKGVPVENSIVFYKALLQHNVPATMHIYDHGGHGYGMAPKDPVLNTWPGLVVNWIDGLLFKK; encoded by the coding sequence ATGACAAAGACACTCATCGCCGCCATGCTCACGATCGCTACCATTAACGCCACCGCGCAGGAACGCATCAATCTCTACCCCGATCACCCGGAATGGAAGATCCTGGGTGGAAAGGAAATAAACGATGTGCCGCATATCGAATATTACGCCGCGCCGGGCGATAAAAAGAACGGCGCCGCCGTGCTCGTTTGCCCGGGCGGAGGTTACACCAACCTCGCGCTGGGGCACGAAGGCAAAGACGTGGCCGATTTTTTCAACGCCAATGGATTCGACGCCATCGTGCTGCACTACCGCCTGAATGGCGGCCCGCAGCCGGGCTCCACCTATCCCGCGCAGTACAATGACGTTGCGAAAGCCATGCAGATTGTGAAAAGCAAAGCCAAATCCTGGGGCTTCGATCCCGAGAAGGTAGGCGTACTGGGCTTTTCGGCAGGCGGGCACCTCGCATCGATGCTCACCACCATGCACCTGGCGGCCAACCCGCAGGCGAAGGCCGAGCACGAGCGCTTCAGCTCTCGGCCCGCATTTTCCGTGCTGGTATATCCCGTGATCTCGCTCAGCGAAGGCTTCCGGCATAAGGGAAGCGCCATCAACCTGCTCGGCGCGGATGGTCCCAAATCGCTGCAGGACTCACTTTCCACCCAAAACCGCGTCACCGCCCAAACGCCGCCCACCATGCTCATCCACTCCGGCGACGATAAAGGCGTGCCGGTGGAAAACAGCATCGTTTTTTACAAAGCGCTGTTGCAGCACAATGTTCCCGCCACCATGCACATCTACGACCACGGCGGCCACGGCTACGGCATGGCGCCCAAAGATCCCGTACTCAACACCTGGCCCGGCCTTGTGGTGAACTGGATCGACGGCCTCCTCTTCAAAAAATAA
- a CDS encoding SUMF1/EgtB/PvdO family nonheme iron enzyme: MRRTALFLLGGLCAAAAQAQTTPFEAYDQKIEGTDVTIKMVPVKAGEFLLGSPAAEKGRSADEGPQKKVKVDAFWMGAYEVTFDQYDLYADKDKDKSPLPDGMTRPSPPYIDLTLGMGKSGGFPANSMSQYGALMYCRWLYNKTGVFFRLPTEAEWEYACRAGSKTAYPFGNEASKLKEFAWTAENSEDKYHKVGELKPNAWGLYDMLGNVAEWTMDQYEAEAYKTLDATNPWLKPTDKTPRTVRGGNYMDAAASVRSASRLMSDIAWNDRDPQIPKSKWWNADAPFVGFRIVRPLKQPTKAEAEQFFADAIDQFVGSR; the protein is encoded by the coding sequence ATGAGAAGAACCGCGTTATTCCTGTTAGGAGGCCTTTGCGCCGCCGCAGCCCAGGCACAGACTACACCTTTCGAAGCGTATGACCAGAAAATCGAGGGGACGGATGTTACCATTAAAATGGTGCCGGTGAAAGCTGGTGAATTCCTGCTCGGGAGCCCCGCTGCCGAAAAAGGGCGTTCCGCCGACGAAGGGCCGCAAAAGAAAGTGAAAGTAGACGCTTTCTGGATGGGCGCTTACGAAGTTACATTCGACCAGTACGACCTGTACGCCGATAAAGACAAAGACAAATCGCCGCTGCCCGACGGGATGACCCGCCCCAGCCCGCCTTACATCGACCTTACGCTCGGTATGGGCAAATCCGGAGGCTTCCCCGCCAACAGCATGAGCCAGTACGGCGCACTGATGTATTGCCGCTGGTTGTATAACAAGACGGGCGTCTTCTTCCGCCTGCCCACCGAAGCGGAATGGGAATACGCCTGCCGCGCCGGCTCCAAAACCGCTTATCCCTTCGGCAACGAAGCTTCCAAATTGAAAGAATTCGCCTGGACGGCAGAGAATTCCGAGGATAAATACCACAAAGTAGGCGAACTGAAGCCCAATGCCTGGGGGCTTTACGACATGCTCGGCAACGTCGCCGAATGGACGATGGACCAGTACGAAGCCGAGGCTTACAAAACCCTCGACGCCACCAATCCCTGGCTGAAGCCGACCGATAAAACGCCCCGCACCGTGCGCGGCGGTAATTATATGGACGCGGCAGCATCCGTTCGCAGCGCTTCCCGCCTGATGTCGGACATCGCCTGGAACGACCGCGACCCCCAGATCCCGAAAAGCAAATGGTGGAACGCAGACGCGCCTTTCGTAGGGTTCCGCATCGTGCGCCCCCTCAAACAGCCGACCAAAGCGGAAGCCGAGCAATTTTTCGCCGACGCGATCGACCAGTTCGTGGGATCCCGGTAA
- a CDS encoding formimidoylglutamase, protein MIDFSHLHDYLSPVSKAELNEDEEYDDLQVGNIIDTYEQGHIPNLDDADVIFLGAGDERGNGRSNPAISTPDVIRKEFYRLFLWHRDLRIADAGNLLPGRSQADAYAALKTVLTELIDAGKTIVILGGSHDLTYAQYQAYACKKYIIEVSVADALIDLNEGSPKKSQRFLLDMFMEQPNYIRHYNHIGFQSYFVQPRMLETLDKLRFDCYRLGKVRENIEEIEPVLRNTDLFSVDICMIKHTDAPSHSLSPNGFTGEEACALSRYAGMSNNLSTYGIYGYDPSKDRDNLTAKQISQMLWYFLDGRSVRHKEAQLNERESFLEFHIAGADISTVFLKSKKTGRWWMQLPDKNFVPCAYSDYLMASNNELPERWLRSQERL, encoded by the coding sequence ATGATAGACTTTTCGCACCTGCATGATTACCTGTCGCCCGTTTCCAAAGCGGAACTGAACGAAGATGAAGAATACGACGACCTCCAGGTCGGAAACATCATCGACACCTACGAACAAGGCCACATTCCCAACCTCGACGACGCCGATGTCATCTTCCTCGGCGCCGGCGACGAAAGAGGGAACGGCAGAAGCAATCCCGCAATATCCACACCCGACGTCATCCGCAAAGAATTTTACCGCCTCTTCCTCTGGCACCGCGATCTCCGCATCGCCGACGCCGGTAACCTGCTCCCCGGCCGCTCCCAGGCCGACGCATACGCCGCCCTCAAAACAGTGCTCACCGAACTGATCGACGCTGGCAAAACCATCGTCATCCTCGGCGGTAGCCACGATCTCACCTACGCCCAATACCAGGCATACGCCTGCAAAAAATACATCATCGAAGTCAGCGTGGCCGATGCCCTCATCGACCTTAACGAAGGTTCGCCCAAAAAATCGCAACGCTTCCTGCTCGATATGTTCATGGAACAGCCCAACTACATCCGCCACTACAACCACATCGGTTTCCAAAGCTATTTCGTACAACCCCGCATGCTCGAAACGCTCGACAAACTGCGGTTCGACTGCTACCGCCTCGGCAAAGTGCGCGAGAATATCGAAGAAATCGAGCCCGTGCTCCGCAACACCGATCTCTTCTCCGTCGACATCTGCATGATCAAACATACGGACGCACCATCGCACTCCCTTTCCCCCAACGGTTTCACCGGGGAGGAAGCCTGCGCCCTTTCGCGGTACGCCGGCATGAGCAACAACCTCTCCACTTACGGCATCTATGGTTACGATCCCTCCAAAGACCGCGACAACCTGACTGCCAAACAGATTTCGCAAATGCTCTGGTATTTCCTCGACGGGCGTTCCGTCCGCCACAAAGAAGCCCAGCTCAACGAGCGCGAATCGTTTCTGGAATTCCATATCGCCGGCGCGGATATCAGTACCGTTTTCCTGAAAAGCAAGAAAACCGGCCGCTGGTGGATGCAGCTCCCCGACAAGAATTTCGTTCCCTGCGCCTATTCGGATTACCTGATGGCCAGCAACAACGAGCTCCCGGAGCGGTGGCTCCGTAGCCAGGAACGCCTGTAA
- a CDS encoding TIM barrel protein, with protein MERRSFLHQSTLAGISALTFGGATALAGSAKGTDNTAAAGKTFNLDYAPHQGMFKNSGGEDFLDQIRYMHDQGFRSIEDNGMLGRDTAQQNKIGELLAKLGMRMGVFVIDGGENWKVSLTTGKKEHLDVFLKACERSVELAKRVNAKWATVVPGFFERNLPIGIQTGNVIDALRAGSEILEKGGLTMVLEPLSDTPELFLRTSEQTYEICRAVNSPSCKILYDIYHMQKNEGNLITMIDRCWSEIAYIQIGDNPGRKEPGTGEINYRNVFKHLHNKGYKGVMGMEHGNAKPGKDGEQALIKAYRDADNFL; from the coding sequence ATGGAAAGAAGAAGCTTTCTTCATCAGTCGACCCTCGCCGGCATATCCGCCCTTACTTTCGGCGGCGCCACCGCCCTGGCGGGCTCCGCCAAAGGGACCGACAATACCGCCGCCGCCGGTAAAACCTTCAATCTCGACTACGCCCCGCACCAGGGAATGTTCAAAAACTCCGGCGGGGAAGACTTCCTCGACCAGATCCGGTACATGCACGACCAGGGCTTCCGTTCCATCGAAGACAACGGCATGCTCGGCCGCGATACCGCTCAGCAGAACAAAATCGGCGAACTGCTCGCCAAACTGGGCATGCGCATGGGTGTGTTCGTGATCGACGGCGGCGAAAACTGGAAAGTTTCGCTCACCACCGGTAAAAAAGAACACCTCGACGTTTTCCTCAAAGCCTGCGAGCGCTCCGTAGAGCTGGCCAAACGCGTAAACGCCAAATGGGCCACGGTTGTTCCCGGCTTCTTCGAACGCAACCTGCCCATTGGTATCCAGACCGGCAACGTGATCGACGCGCTGCGTGCCGGCTCCGAAATCCTCGAGAAAGGCGGCCTCACCATGGTGCTGGAGCCCCTCAGCGATACACCCGAGCTGTTCCTCCGCACCTCCGAGCAAACGTACGAGATCTGCCGCGCGGTCAATAGCCCTTCATGCAAGATTCTTTACGATATCTACCACATGCAGAAAAACGAAGGCAACCTCATTACCATGATCGACCGTTGCTGGAGCGAAATCGCGTACATCCAGATCGGCGACAACCCCGGCCGCAAGGAGCCTGGAACCGGTGAGATCAACTATCGTAACGTCTTCAAGCATCTCCATAACAAAGGCTACAAAGGCGTGATGGGCATGGAGCACGGCAACGCCAAACCCGGCAAAGACGGGGAGCAGGCGCTGATCAAAGCATACCGCGACGCCGATAATTTCCTCTGA
- a CDS encoding Gfo/Idh/MocA family oxidoreductase, protein MEKETRSQFHDQSRRDFVKKTSILAGAALAAPYLSQAAQTNYFSGAAGVIKIALVGCGGRGTGAAVQALSTKQNVQLVAMADAFADRLDSSYKEIVESMKKTPERVKVAEADKFVGFDGYKQAIAKADVVILTTPPGFRPIHFEEAIAQGKHVFMEKPVATDPAGIAKVLETAEKAKAKKLNVVVGLQRHYMTSYRELHKRVQDGMIGDITSIQVWWNQGALWVRERKPEYTEMEYQMRNWYYFNWLCGDHIVEQHIHNIDVGNWFMGKTPVTAVGMGGRAIRTGPEAGEIFDHHFVEYRYDNGVVMNSQCRHWKDSVSKVDEEIVGTKGRIFCDRAQIVDHKGKVLYQFDRKQHNRPYQAEHDELFEAIANGQYKFQDAQMGAEATLSAIIGRMATYSGQQIEWEKALKSGINLQPSRYAFDAPPPIVPDAQGNYAYAKPGITRYFS, encoded by the coding sequence ATGGAAAAGGAAACACGCTCTCAATTCCACGATCAGAGTCGCAGAGACTTCGTTAAGAAAACCTCGATCCTCGCAGGCGCAGCCCTCGCGGCCCCTTACCTGTCGCAGGCAGCACAAACCAATTACTTTTCCGGTGCGGCCGGCGTGATCAAAATAGCCCTCGTAGGCTGTGGCGGCCGCGGAACCGGCGCCGCAGTGCAGGCGCTTAGCACCAAACAAAACGTTCAGCTCGTTGCCATGGCCGACGCTTTCGCCGACCGCCTCGACAGCAGCTACAAAGAAATTGTGGAGTCCATGAAAAAAACGCCTGAGCGCGTAAAAGTGGCAGAAGCAGATAAATTCGTAGGCTTCGACGGCTACAAGCAAGCCATCGCCAAAGCCGACGTGGTGATCCTCACCACACCTCCGGGCTTCCGCCCTATCCACTTCGAAGAAGCCATCGCGCAGGGTAAGCACGTGTTCATGGAAAAACCCGTGGCCACCGACCCCGCAGGCATCGCCAAAGTGCTCGAAACCGCGGAAAAGGCGAAAGCCAAAAAACTGAACGTGGTCGTTGGCCTCCAACGTCACTATATGACTTCTTACCGCGAACTGCACAAACGCGTGCAGGACGGTATGATCGGCGACATCACTTCCATCCAGGTTTGGTGGAATCAGGGCGCCCTTTGGGTGCGCGAGCGAAAGCCCGAGTATACTGAAATGGAATACCAGATGCGCAACTGGTATTATTTCAACTGGCTCTGCGGCGACCATATCGTGGAACAGCATATCCACAACATCGATGTGGGCAACTGGTTCATGGGTAAAACGCCCGTAACCGCAGTAGGTATGGGTGGCCGCGCCATCCGTACTGGTCCGGAAGCAGGTGAGATTTTCGACCACCACTTCGTGGAATACCGTTACGACAATGGTGTTGTCATGAATAGCCAATGCCGCCACTGGAAAGATTCCGTGAGCAAGGTAGACGAGGAGATCGTGGGTACGAAAGGCCGCATTTTCTGCGACCGCGCCCAGATCGTTGACCACAAAGGCAAAGTGCTGTATCAGTTCGACCGCAAGCAGCACAACCGTCCTTACCAGGCGGAGCACGATGAGCTGTTTGAAGCGATTGCCAACGGTCAGTACAAATTCCAGGACGCGCAGATGGGCGCCGAAGCCACGCTTTCCGCCATCATCGGCCGTATGGCTACTTATTCAGGCCAGCAGATCGAGTGGGAAAAAGCGCTGAAATCGGGTATCAACCTGCAGCCTTCCCGCTATGCGTTCGACGCGCCGCCGCCGATCGTTCCGGATGCGCAAGGCAATTACGCCTACGCCAAACCCGGCATCACCCGCTACTTCTCCTGA